One genomic region from Marinomonas maritima encodes:
- a CDS encoding amidohydrolase family protein has translation MMDKDYLPFHPAPSQPKYKAPAGAVDAHCHVFGPADKFPYHPKRKYTPCDASKEQLFALRDHLGFSRNVIVQASCHSTDNAALIDALETAGDLARGVAFVDDSITHAELEKMHAAGIRGVRFNFVKRLVDSTPKEVFFSIAEKIRPFGWHIVVYFEAAELEELIPFLKELNTTIVVDHMGTPSVANGVDHPDFKRFVNFMADNDNVWCKVSCPERLTLQAPDYSDVVPFARTLVEQFPNRVLWGTDWPHPNMKTHVPDDGHLVDVIPMIAPTDALQQALLVDNPMRLYWS, from the coding sequence ATGATGGACAAAGATTATCTCCCATTTCATCCCGCCCCAAGTCAGCCAAAGTACAAGGCACCAGCGGGTGCGGTGGATGCACATTGTCACGTTTTTGGCCCAGCGGATAAATTTCCTTATCATCCGAAACGTAAATACACGCCTTGCGATGCGTCGAAAGAGCAGCTGTTCGCCTTGCGTGATCATTTAGGTTTTTCGCGTAATGTGATTGTTCAGGCGTCCTGCCATAGTACGGATAATGCGGCTTTGATCGATGCGTTAGAAACCGCAGGGGATTTGGCTCGAGGTGTGGCATTTGTCGATGACAGCATTACCCATGCTGAACTTGAAAAAATGCACGCGGCGGGTATTCGAGGTGTGCGTTTTAACTTTGTAAAACGTCTTGTGGACAGCACGCCAAAAGAAGTGTTTTTCTCGATTGCTGAAAAGATCAGACCGTTTGGTTGGCACATTGTGGTGTATTTTGAAGCGGCTGAACTTGAAGAATTGATTCCTTTCTTAAAGGAATTAAATACCACTATCGTTGTGGATCACATGGGAACGCCAAGCGTTGCCAATGGCGTGGATCATCCCGATTTTAAACGCTTTGTTAACTTCATGGCAGACAACGACAATGTCTGGTGTAAGGTCAGTTGTCCAGAGCGTTTAACGCTGCAAGCACCGGATTATTCTGATGTTGTGCCCTTTGCACGTACCTTGGTTGAGCAGTTTCCGAATCGTGTTTTGTGGGGAACAGATTGGCCACATCCAAACATGAAAACTCATGTGCCTGATGATGGTCATCTAGTGGATGTCATTCCGATGATTGCGCCTACTGATGCGCTGCAACAAGCATTGTTGGTGGACAACCCAATGCGTCTCTATTGGTCATGA